In Metopolophium dirhodum isolate CAU chromosome 9, ASM1992520v1, whole genome shotgun sequence, the genomic window tacatacataatttatcaCTGGTAATTTGTACTATTTTTGCTACGCGATGTAGTAATTTACAAAAgaattacgattattattttacactgtACGTCTGTACCCCTGtgcctgtacctatatatattttatatgattttatatttttcttttcttcaaATGTGGCCATCACCAGTCACaacaactatttatttaaaataaaaatattgttctaaattctaaCACCAAACACTAAAGACTTAACATAGGCCCGTAAAAAATTACGCCCGGGGATCTATCCCCCtagttttatctatataaattgaAAGGTTCAAGacacttataaatgtataatatatttattagtcagacatattttgtatacgGCCTCCCAAGGTgatctataaattaattttctcagGTGacttgtgttttttaaatttacaaaaaaaaatacctatataacgtcttatacaagaatattatttttttttttcaaaacaatattctaCTCAAAAAATACCATAGCTAAACGTATTATCCGTCATcctgtatacttataatataatatataatacatattatgtataatgatctaaataaaatttgaatattcattgaaatatacaaattatgtacACGTGGTGTGTGCCagtgaatatatataaatatatatattgacccATTCGACCCTGCACAAAAACCCGCAAAACACAACACCTTCGTGTGCAGCCGTTCGTTTCACGCGCACGGACTGCCATAGTGCCTGccatataattactatatatgcTTCACATATTAATTTTCTAGAATCACCAGCtacacatattacaatattaaatgtttgaacACGTGACCATATATtacgaataattaaaaataaatctaaaaggCGAAAAACTATATATGCACatcttacatatatatataggggtCAGAAGTGGGtgcatttgtatgttttttttagctACCTATTAGATTTATTGCTAAgtaacttatttaatatatttttatttgttgggtaaaatagcacgaaaatttaatacaatgcttctgttatattgttacaacagcagttgacaaatattaaaaatacataggcatttttttataagcatttaaagtttgatatttgacaaaatgtataaaatgttcaacttttacagctagggattgaaaatgtaagacaaggttcacgtaaataggttataacatataaattactttattcacaataatatcatcaaatatatacttagtaatatcatagactaaCTGACCGTCTTCGCCGAATGGTATATACAAATTCATTCAAACGGACAACGGTACAAATCTTAGGTCGATTCGTCCAAAAGACTATGCccatagtattaaattatactgatagtggattatacatttttaccttgTATATAGgaaatgtaatatgtttaatgaCTGCGGACACAGACTTCTCTCGAATTCATGTCAATCTGGCTACCCGGCCCGATCAGCCGACTTCCTGTCCGTCTTCCGCAATGCCCGGAAGTACTGCATTACGGCTTAATCGTCGTCGTCATCTCTTCC contains:
- the LOC132952410 gene encoding uncharacterized protein LOC132952410 isoform X3 gives rise to the protein MVTIYGRYQRNVICLMTADTDFSRIHVNLATRPDQPTSCPSSAMPGSTALRLNRRRHLFRLNIWTSKKVVIAGLDERTGTEMA
- the LOC132952410 gene encoding uncharacterized protein LOC132952410 isoform X2, with protein sequence MMCSRQSVDISTRCDHIGNVICLMTADTDFSRIHVNLATRPDQPTSCPSSAMPGSTALRLNRRRHLFRLNIWTSKKVVIAGLDERTGTEMA